Proteins from a single region of Acidovorax sp. NCPPB 3576:
- a CDS encoding NAD(P)H-dependent glycerol-3-phosphate dehydrogenase, which produces MNIVVLGAGAWGTAMAVSAAAHPCAHAVTLWARDAQQVAGMQAARQNARYLPDIELPSSLALSAGDPLSLACGADLVVVATPMSALRGMLQALSALDVPVAWLCKGFEAAPPGGSAVGLMGHEVCAQVAPGLRSGALSGPSFAQEAARGQPTALVAASPHAAVRDLLVEAFHGPTLRVYANDDIVGVEVGGAVKNVLAIATGLCDGLDLGLNARAALITRGLAEMTRLGLALGARPDTFMGLSGLGDLVLTATGDLSRNRRVGQALAQGLTLAQAVDSLGHVAEGVYSARTVLARARHLQVDMPITEAVVALLDGQRTPRDAVALLMGRSPVAELSRP; this is translated from the coding sequence ATGAACATCGTCGTCTTGGGGGCCGGGGCCTGGGGCACGGCTATGGCCGTCAGCGCGGCAGCGCACCCTTGCGCGCATGCCGTGACCCTGTGGGCGCGCGACGCGCAGCAGGTGGCCGGCATGCAGGCCGCACGGCAGAACGCCCGGTATCTGCCGGACATCGAACTCCCTTCTTCCCTGGCGTTGAGCGCGGGCGACCCGTTGTCGCTGGCGTGCGGCGCCGATCTGGTCGTGGTCGCGACCCCCATGTCCGCGCTGCGCGGCATGCTCCAGGCGCTGAGCGCCCTGGACGTGCCGGTGGCCTGGCTGTGCAAAGGCTTCGAGGCCGCCCCGCCGGGCGGCAGCGCCGTGGGCCTGATGGGGCACGAGGTGTGCGCGCAGGTCGCCCCCGGCTTGCGCAGCGGGGCACTGAGCGGCCCCAGCTTTGCGCAGGAGGCCGCCCGCGGCCAGCCGACGGCCCTGGTGGCGGCCAGCCCGCACGCGGCCGTGCGCGATCTGCTGGTGGAGGCGTTCCATGGCCCCACGCTGCGGGTGTACGCCAATGACGACATTGTCGGCGTGGAGGTGGGCGGCGCGGTGAAGAACGTGCTGGCCATCGCGACGGGGCTGTGCGACGGGCTCGATCTGGGGCTGAACGCCCGTGCGGCCCTCATCACGCGCGGCCTGGCCGAGATGACGCGGCTGGGGCTGGCGCTGGGTGCGCGGCCCGATACCTTCATGGGTTTGTCCGGGTTGGGCGATCTGGTGCTGACCGCGACGGGCGACCTGTCGCGCAATCGGCGCGTGGGCCAGGCCCTGGCGCAGGGGCTGACGCTGGCCCAGGCGGTGGATTCGCTCGGCCATGTGGCCGAAGGCGTCTACAGCGCCAGGACGGTGCTGGCGCGTGCGCGCCATCTGCAGGTGGACATGCCGATCACCGAGGCGGTGGTGGCGTTGCTGGACGGGCAGAGAACGCCGCGCGATGCGGTGGCGCTGCTCATGGGCAGAAGCCCGGTGGCGGAACTCTCGCGGCCTTGA
- the secB gene encoding protein-export chaperone SecB — protein MATEENPVFQIQRVYLKDLSLEQPNSPAILLEQEQPSVDIQLGVEATPVADGIFEVAVTATVQTKIKDKTVFLVEAKQAGIFEIRNIPEDQMGPIMGIACPQIVYPYLRGNVADTITRAGFPPVHLAEINFQAMYEQQQAQVASAAPSPIITQ, from the coding sequence ATGGCTACCGAAGAAAATCCCGTGTTCCAGATCCAGCGCGTGTACCTGAAGGACTTGTCCCTGGAGCAGCCCAACTCGCCCGCGATCTTGCTGGAGCAGGAGCAGCCCAGCGTGGACATCCAGCTGGGCGTGGAAGCCACGCCGGTGGCCGATGGCATTTTCGAAGTGGCCGTGACCGCCACGGTGCAGACCAAGATCAAGGACAAGACGGTGTTCCTGGTCGAGGCCAAGCAAGCCGGCATCTTCGAGATCCGCAACATCCCCGAAGACCAGATGGGTCCGATCATGGGCATCGCCTGCCCGCAGATCGTGTACCCCTACCTGCGCGGCAACGTGGCCGACACCATCACGCGCGCCGGCTTCCCGCCCGTGCACCTGGCCGAAATCAACTTCCAGGCCATGTACGAGCAGCAGCAGGCCCAGGTGGCCTCCGCCGCGCCGTCGCCCATCATCACGCAGTAA
- the grxC gene encoding glutaredoxin 3 → MQAVKMYTTAVCPYCVRAKQILKSKGVEEIEEVRVDLDPVARSHMMEITGRRTVPQIFIGDTHVGGHDDLVALDGRGGLMPLLGGAQADA, encoded by the coding sequence ATGCAAGCCGTGAAGATGTACACCACCGCCGTCTGCCCCTACTGCGTTCGTGCCAAGCAGATCCTCAAGTCCAAGGGCGTGGAGGAGATCGAGGAAGTCCGCGTGGACCTCGATCCCGTGGCCCGCAGCCACATGATGGAAATCACCGGGCGCCGCACCGTGCCCCAGATCTTCATCGGCGACACGCACGTCGGCGGGCATGACGATCTGGTCGCGCTCGATGGCCGGGGCGGTCTGATGCCGCTGCTCGGCGGTGCCCAGGCCGATGCCTGA
- a CDS encoding rhodanese-like domain-containing protein, which produces MKFIIDNWYLFFIALASGGMLLVPLLKDATGGSLTAARAVQLINREKGVVIDVCEPDEFAAGHVGGAKNIPLNQLEERLPQVVKNKALPIVLVCAKGPRAQRAVGIAKKLGYDNAQALAGGLKAWKDASMPVEKA; this is translated from the coding sequence GTGAAATTCATCATCGACAACTGGTATTTGTTCTTTATCGCGCTGGCCTCCGGCGGCATGCTTTTGGTGCCGCTCCTCAAGGATGCCACCGGCGGCTCGCTGACGGCGGCACGCGCCGTGCAGCTCATCAACCGCGAGAAGGGCGTGGTGATCGACGTGTGCGAGCCCGACGAGTTCGCTGCGGGCCACGTGGGCGGCGCCAAGAACATTCCCCTGAACCAGCTGGAAGAGCGGCTGCCCCAGGTGGTCAAGAACAAGGCCCTGCCGATCGTGCTGGTTTGCGCCAAGGGCCCGCGGGCCCAGCGCGCCGTGGGCATCGCCAAAAAGCTGGGCTACGACAATGCCCAGGCGCTGGCGGGCGGGCTGAAGGCGTGGAAAGACGCCAGCATGCCCGTTGAAAAGGCCTGA
- the gpmA gene encoding 2,3-diphosphoglycerate-dependent phosphoglycerate mutase — translation MHQLVLIRHGESTWNLENRFTGWTDVDLTPTGVEQAKSAGRLLKAEGYEFDLAYTSMLKRATRTLWHTLDEMDRTWLPVHHSWRLNERHYGALQGLNKADMAKQYGDAQVLVWRRSYDTPPPALEATDPRSERGDLRYASLAPEQIPLTECLKDTVERVLPFWNESMAPAIRAGKRIVVAAHGNSIRALIKYLDGISDDDIVGVNIPNGIPLVYELDADLKPLRHYYLGDAEAAARAAAAVTSQGKA, via the coding sequence ATGCACCAACTCGTCCTGATCCGCCACGGAGAATCCACCTGGAACCTCGAGAACCGCTTCACCGGCTGGACCGACGTCGATCTGACGCCCACGGGCGTGGAACAAGCCAAGAGCGCAGGCCGCCTGCTGAAGGCGGAAGGCTACGAATTCGACCTGGCCTACACCAGCATGCTCAAGCGCGCCACGCGCACGCTGTGGCACACGCTCGATGAGATGGACCGCACTTGGCTGCCGGTGCACCACAGCTGGCGCCTGAACGAGCGCCACTACGGCGCCCTACAGGGCCTGAACAAGGCCGACATGGCCAAGCAATACGGCGACGCGCAGGTGCTGGTGTGGCGCCGCAGCTACGACACGCCGCCGCCAGCGCTGGAAGCCACCGACCCGCGCAGCGAGCGGGGCGACCTGCGCTACGCCAGCCTGGCCCCCGAGCAGATCCCTCTGACGGAATGCCTCAAGGACACCGTCGAGCGCGTACTGCCGTTCTGGAACGAGTCCATGGCACCCGCCATCCGCGCCGGCAAGCGCATCGTCGTCGCCGCGCACGGCAACTCGATCCGCGCGCTCATCAAGTACCTGGACGGCATCTCGGACGACGACATCGTCGGCGTGAACATTCCGAACGGCATCCCCCTGGTCTACGAACTCGATGCGGACCTGAAACCCCTGCGCCACTACTACCTGGGCGATGCCGAAGCGGCGGCCAGGGCGGCAGCGGCGGTGACATCGCAAGGCAAGGCGTAA
- a CDS encoding S41 family peptidase: protein MGHKLKIAGWVSIGVVAGALTTVSLQTVARGAMTPLPLEEIQQLSAVFGLVKTDYVEPVDDKKLITDAISGMVSSLDPHSQYFDKKSFKEFREGTSGRFVGVGIEITQEDGLIKVVSPIEGSPAFRAGLKTNDLITKIDDTAVKGLALNDAVKRMRGEPSTQVTLTIFRKDESRTFPVTITREEIKTQSVKGKVIEPGYGWIRLSQFQERTVDDFVRKIEEVYRQEPNLKGLVLDLRNDPGGLLDAAVAVSAAFLPENVTVVTTDGQLAESKATFKAAPEFYQRRGNGDPLKRLPAALKSVPLVVLVNEGSASASEIVAGALQDHKRATIMGSQTFGKGSVQTVRPLGPDTGIKLTTARYYTPSGKSIQAKGIVPDVMVDESAEGDVYASLRMREADLEKHLTSGQGEEKKDEAREKAREEARKRLEEEAKKPISDRKMPEFGSDKDFQLAQALNQLKGQAVLVSKTQTERKEEKKEN, encoded by the coding sequence ATGGGCCACAAACTGAAAATCGCAGGTTGGGTGTCGATCGGCGTCGTTGCCGGGGCACTGACCACCGTCTCACTGCAGACGGTGGCGCGCGGCGCGATGACGCCGCTGCCGCTCGAGGAAATCCAGCAGCTGTCCGCCGTGTTCGGTCTGGTAAAGACCGATTACGTCGAGCCGGTCGATGACAAGAAGCTCATCACCGACGCGATCTCGGGCATGGTGTCCAGCCTGGACCCGCACTCCCAGTATTTCGACAAGAAGTCCTTCAAGGAATTCCGCGAAGGCACTTCCGGCCGCTTCGTGGGCGTCGGGATCGAGATCACGCAGGAAGACGGGCTGATCAAGGTCGTCTCGCCCATCGAAGGCTCCCCGGCCTTCCGTGCCGGCCTCAAGACGAACGACCTGATCACCAAGATCGACGACACCGCCGTCAAGGGCCTGGCCCTCAACGACGCGGTCAAGAGAATGCGCGGCGAGCCGAGCACCCAGGTCACGCTGACCATCTTCCGCAAGGACGAGAGCCGCACGTTCCCGGTGACGATCACGCGCGAAGAGATCAAGACGCAGTCCGTGAAGGGCAAGGTGATCGAGCCCGGTTATGGCTGGATCCGCCTGTCGCAGTTCCAGGAACGCACGGTGGACGACTTCGTTCGCAAGATCGAAGAGGTCTATCGCCAGGAGCCCAACCTCAAGGGCTTGGTGCTCGACCTGCGCAACGACCCGGGCGGCCTGCTGGACGCAGCCGTGGCCGTCTCCGCCGCCTTCCTGCCCGAGAACGTCACCGTGGTGACCACCGACGGACAACTGGCGGAAAGCAAGGCCACGTTCAAGGCGGCACCGGAGTTCTACCAGCGCCGCGGCAATGGCGACCCGCTCAAGCGGCTGCCCGCCGCCCTCAAGAGCGTGCCCCTGGTGGTGCTGGTCAATGAAGGTTCGGCCTCTGCCAGCGAAATCGTGGCCGGCGCCTTGCAGGACCACAAGCGCGCCACCATCATGGGCAGCCAGACGTTCGGCAAGGGCTCGGTGCAGACGGTGCGCCCCCTGGGTCCGGACACCGGCATCAAGCTGACCACCGCGCGTTACTACACCCCCAGTGGCAAATCCATCCAGGCCAAGGGCATCGTGCCCGACGTGATGGTCGATGAAAGCGCCGAGGGCGATGTGTACGCATCGCTGCGCATGCGCGAGGCCGATCTCGAAAAGCACCTGACCAGCGGCCAGGGCGAAGAGAAAAAGGACGAAGCGCGCGAGAAGGCTCGCGAGGAAGCGCGCAAGCGCCTCGAGGAAGAAGCCAAGAAGCCCATCTCCGACCGCAAAATGCCTGAGTTCGGTTCGGACAAGGACTTCCAATTGGCGCAGGCGCTCAACCAGTTGAAGGGCCAGGCCGTGCTGGTGAGCAAGACGCAGACCGAACGCAAGGAAGAGAAGAAGGAAAACTAA
- a CDS encoding HesA/MoeB/ThiF family protein: protein MTDDQLLRYSRHIMLDEIGIEGQERILAAHALVIGAGGLGSPAALFLASAGVGRITLVDDDVVDLTNLQRQIAHTTARVGESKVHSAAQALQAINPGIRIDAIHARAGNEWLDDWVGQATVVLDCSDNYATRHAVNGACVAHRTPLVTGAAIRFDGQITVIDPRNPQAPCYACIFPPDTAFEETQCATLGVFAPMVGIIGAMQAAEALKLIAGFGESLAGRLLMLDGRSMDWTVMKIPRHMHCTVCGDAKP from the coding sequence ATGACAGACGATCAGCTACTGCGCTATTCGCGCCACATCATGCTCGACGAGATCGGGATCGAGGGCCAGGAACGCATCCTGGCTGCCCATGCGCTCGTGATCGGAGCGGGCGGGCTGGGCTCGCCAGCCGCCCTGTTCCTGGCCTCCGCAGGCGTGGGACGCATCACTCTGGTGGACGACGATGTGGTGGACCTGACCAACCTGCAGCGCCAGATCGCCCACACCACTGCGCGCGTCGGCGAGTCCAAGGTGCACTCCGCGGCCCAGGCGCTGCAGGCCATCAATCCGGGCATACGGATCGACGCGATCCATGCCAGGGCCGGCAACGAGTGGCTGGATGACTGGGTGGGCCAGGCCACCGTGGTGCTGGACTGTAGCGATAACTATGCAACGCGCCACGCGGTGAATGGCGCCTGCGTCGCCCACCGCACGCCATTGGTCACCGGAGCAGCCATCCGCTTCGACGGGCAGATCACGGTCATCGACCCTCGCAACCCGCAAGCGCCGTGCTACGCCTGCATCTTTCCGCCGGACACAGCGTTCGAGGAAACCCAATGCGCCACGCTGGGTGTCTTCGCGCCGATGGTGGGCATCATCGGCGCCATGCAGGCAGCAGAAGCGCTCAAGCTCATCGCGGGTTTTGGCGAATCCTTGGCAGGCCGCCTCTTGATGCTCGATGGGCGTTCCATGGATTGGACTGTGATGAAAATCCCTCGCCACATGCACTGCACCGTGTGCGGCGATGCCAAACCGTAG
- a CDS encoding response regulator → MKLRTYIVEDNATIRENLIGTLEELAEVEAVGIAETEDEGKEWLANNAGQWDLAIVDLFLRQGSGLGVLAACRNRTAGQKMVVLSNYATPDVRMRCAQLGVDAVFDKSNEIDALVEYCVEHSTTRQANPKSAAG, encoded by the coding sequence GTGAAACTGCGCACCTACATTGTTGAAGACAACGCCACCATCCGAGAAAATCTGATCGGTACGCTCGAGGAACTGGCGGAGGTGGAAGCCGTAGGCATTGCCGAAACCGAAGACGAAGGCAAGGAATGGCTCGCCAACAATGCAGGCCAATGGGATCTGGCCATCGTCGATCTGTTTTTGAGACAGGGAAGCGGTCTGGGGGTTTTAGCAGCATGCCGAAATCGCACGGCAGGCCAGAAGATGGTGGTACTCAGCAACTACGCCACACCGGATGTCCGCATGCGCTGCGCCCAACTCGGTGTGGATGCCGTCTTCGACAAATCCAACGAGATCGATGCGCTGGTGGAGTACTGCGTAGAACACAGCACCACACGCCAAGCCAATCCCAAATCCGCTGCTGGCTGA